Proteins encoded by one window of Manis pentadactyla isolate mManPen7 chromosome X, mManPen7.hap1, whole genome shotgun sequence:
- the FANCB gene encoding Fanconi anemia group B protein isoform X2 produces the protein MSSYEEEKLLCYNGEVLVFQLSEENFAHERLAKIPILRVRRMVFDKGTRAFVQKSTGFFIIKEENSNLKIMCCECVSDFRTDICLPCILIQCNKKNNIFKYILLFLHNTNEFEKRLSFRLGHELEDTIRVLNGPLLLWRYAKTFFYISSQTRKIITVSVNFSSIEWTGEIENIGMVLLGPKERFSSEEGCTQKSSKSDYAIQNTKFCVYSLESEEVISDKYIIPLAYSSMVTCVHICDAEIVNNQLKMSLIALTRKNQLISFQNGMPNRVCQLPFGDPCAVQLRESGGGDLFIVSFRSNDVCAVWEKNFQVAAKWEKASSILIDDFIGTGTEQVLLLFKDPLNSDCLSSFKITDLGNIDYSSETLDCSDEDLFEGKENCYLMVPPLERRLKIGLVSSQELQQHLLLKEKIIAKYCKTLINMVQGKDDSTSSTEEGCLVTLCGKEENPVYTFDGKSSDNFQNSEKLVEKLWYRVIEDSLVVGVKSTSSLKLSLNHVTLLLLMDRPHNSSIPLIKCQNRVIKLSRDSFPVPRSVPYKIRSEAKRIKLTVDSKKEEDEEEESTVCEQPPEKECIQIITAVTSLSPLLAFNKFCCVVLLQIRERKNDNSSEDHYIQCGRIFLNLEDLSSGKYLLTFPKNRPIEHMEDLFALLAALHKTCFQITSPSCSLTPVKTWLLECMKCEVVKDFPEICFCKRPGSFYGTLFNWKQKTPFEGILIVYSRNQTVLFQCLHNLIKALPTKCFFKNLKLGNKDCLIDHLALSLEKELVTLGSLSSASVKVENNPVQSCEASKEKGSGAVAALSDTKESTHPYREELQREKQMLGMNLTATATVRAYVGMEKPSNLSSTENGFSTWRTAILPSLPDLQKTLYD, from the exons ATGTCATCTTATGAAGAAGAAAAGCTCTTGTGTTATAATGGAGAAGTCCTTGTTTTTCAATTGTCTGAAGAAAATTTTGCACATGAAAGGCTTGCAAAAATACCCATATTACGTGTCAGAAGAATGGTATTTGACAAAGGAACAAGAGCATTTGTTCAGAAGTCCACTGGATTCTTCatcataaaggaagaaaactctaatttaaaaattatgtgttgCGAATGTGTGTCAGATTTCAGAACTGACATTTGCCTCCCTTGTATTTTGATACAGTGCAATAAAAAGaataacattttcaaatatattctactATTTCTGCACAATACCAATGAATTTGAAAAACGTTTGAGTTTTAGGCTAGGCCATGAGTTGGAGGACACCATAAGGGTCCTTAATGGCCCTCTACTTTTATGGAGATATGCCAAAACATTCTTCTATATCTCTTCCCAGACCCGCAAAATTATTACTGTGTCTGTTAACTTTTCCTCTATTGAGTGGACAGGGGAGATTGAAAATATAGGTATGGTTTTATTAGGACCAAAGGAACGTTTTTCTTCTGAAGAAGGATGTACCCAAAAGTCTTCAAAATCAGATTATGCAATTCAGAATACCAAATTTTGTGTATACTCCCTTGAAAGTGAAGAAGTAATAAGTGATAAATACATTATCCCTCTTGCTTATAGCAGCATGGTAACGTGTGTGCATATCTGTGATGCTGAGATTGTCAACAACCAGTTAAAAATGTCTCTGATTGCCCTAACTCGAAAGAATCAGCTGATTTCATTCCAAAATGGGATGCCTAACCGTGTCTGCCAGCTTCCATTTGGAGATCCTTGTGCAGTTCAACTTAGGGAATCAGGTGGAGGAGACCTTTTCATTGTATCCTTTAGATCCAATGATGTTTGTGCTGTTTGGGAAAAGAACTTTCAG GTTGCTGCCAAGTGGGAAAAAGCTAGCTCAATACTGATAGATGACTTTATTGGAACTGGAACTGAACAAGTACTGCTTCTTTTTAAGGATCCCTTGAATTCAGATTGCCTGAGTTCATTTAAAATAACAGATCTTGGCAATATAGACTATTCA agTGAAACATTGGATTGCAGTGATGAAGACTTATTTGAAGGCAAAGAGAAttgttatttgatggttccaCCTCTGGAAAGAAGATTGAAA attgGTTTGGTTTCTAGTCAGGAATTACAGCAGCATCTCTTGCTTAAGGAAAAAATTATTGCAAAATATTGCAAAACTTTAATAAACATGGTTCAAGGGAAGGATGATAGTACATCAAGTACAGAGGAG GGATGTCTTGTTACTCTTTGTggtaaagaagaaaatcctgtctATACCTTTGATGGAAAGTCATCAGACAAttttcagaattcagaaaagcTAGTAGAGAAGCTGTGGTATCGTGTAATAGAAGATAGCTTGGTTGTTGGAGTGAAAAGCACATCTTCTTTGAAGCT GTCCCTGAATCATGTGACTTTATTGCTGTTAATGGATCGGCCTCATAACTCCAGCATTCCGCTTATTAAATGTCAAAATAGGGTGATTAAGTTGAGTAGGGATTCTTTTCCAGTACCACGCTCAGTGCCATACAAAATAAGATCAGAGGCGAAAAGAATCAAGTTGACCGTTGATAGTAAGAAAGAAGAGGATGAAGAAGAGGAAAGCACTGTTTGTGAACAACCACCTGAGAAAGAGTGTATACAGATAATTACTGCTGTAACATCTCTTTCACCACTTTTAGCATTCAATAAGTTCTGCTGTGTTGTGCTGCTACAAATtagggagagaaaaaatgatAACTCTTCTGAAGATCATTATATTCAGTGTGGCAGGATCTTTTTAAATCTAGAAGATCTTTCAAGTGGGAAATACCTGCTGACATTTCCAAAGAACAGACCTATAG AACACATGGAAGATCTCTTTGCACTTCTCGCAGCATTGCACAAAACTTGTTTTCAAATCACATCACCCAGCTGTTCTCTGACTCCAGTGAAGACATGGCTCTTAGAATGCATGAAATGTGAAGTAGTCAAAGATTTTCCAGAAATTTGCTTTTGCAAAAGGCCAGGAAGTTTCTATGGGACACTCTTCAACTGGAAACAAAAAACACCATTTGAAGGGATTTTAATAGTCTATTCCAG GAATCAAACAGTTTTGTTCCAGTGCCTTCATAACCTCATCAAAGCTCTCCCTACAAAGTGTTTCTTCAAAAATCTGAAATTAGGAAATAAGGATTGCCTGATTGATCATTTGGCATTAAGTTTGGAGAAGGAATTGGTTACCCTTGGTTCTCTTTCTTCTGCCTCAGTTAAGGTTGAAAACAACCCAGTGCAGAGCTGTGAAGCAAGCAAAGAAAAAGGTAGTGGAGCTGTGGCAGCTTTATCAGACACAAAGGAAAGCACCCATCCATACAGAGAAGAACTTcagagagaaaagcaaatgttGGGGATGAACCTAACA
- the FANCB gene encoding Fanconi anemia group B protein isoform X1 yields the protein MSSYEEEKLLCYNGEVLVFQLSEENFAHERLAKIPILRVRRMVFDKGTRAFVQKSTGFFIIKEENSNLKIMCCECVSDFRTDICLPCILIQCNKKNNIFKYILLFLHNTNEFEKRLSFRLGHELEDTIRVLNGPLLLWRYAKTFFYISSQTRKIITVSVNFSSIEWTGEIENIGMVLLGPKERFSSEEGCTQKSSKSDYAIQNTKFCVYSLESEEVISDKYIIPLAYSSMVTCVHICDAEIVNNQLKMSLIALTRKNQLISFQNGMPNRVCQLPFGDPCAVQLRESGGGDLFIVSFRSNDVCAVWEKNFQVAAKWEKASSILIDDFIGTGTEQVLLLFKDPLNSDCLSSFKITDLGNIDYSSETLDCSDEDLFEGKENCYLMVPPLERRLKIGLVSSQELQQHLLLKEKIIAKYCKTLINMVQGKDDSTSSTEEGCLVTLCGKEENPVYTFDGKSSDNFQNSEKLVEKLWYRVIEDSLVVGVKSTSSLKLSLNHVTLLLLMDRPHNSSIPLIKCQNRVIKLSRDSFPVPRSVPYKIRSEAKRIKLTVDSKKEEDEEEESTVCEQPPEKECIQIITAVTSLSPLLAFNKFCCVVLLQIRERKNDNSSEDHYIQCGRIFLNLEDLSSGKYLLTFPKNRPIEHMEDLFALLAALHKTCFQITSPSCSLTPVKTWLLECMKCEVVKDFPEICFCKRPGSFYGTLFNWKQKTPFEGILIVYSRNQTVLFQCLHNLIKALPTKCFFKNLKLGNKDCLIDHLALSLEKELVTLGSLSSASVKVENNPVQSCEASKEKGSGAVAALSDTKESTHPYREELQREKQMLGMNLTATATVRAYVGMEKPSNLSSTENGFSTWRTAILPSLPDLQKTLYETPRNTAFFQ from the exons ATGTCATCTTATGAAGAAGAAAAGCTCTTGTGTTATAATGGAGAAGTCCTTGTTTTTCAATTGTCTGAAGAAAATTTTGCACATGAAAGGCTTGCAAAAATACCCATATTACGTGTCAGAAGAATGGTATTTGACAAAGGAACAAGAGCATTTGTTCAGAAGTCCACTGGATTCTTCatcataaaggaagaaaactctaatttaaaaattatgtgttgCGAATGTGTGTCAGATTTCAGAACTGACATTTGCCTCCCTTGTATTTTGATACAGTGCAATAAAAAGaataacattttcaaatatattctactATTTCTGCACAATACCAATGAATTTGAAAAACGTTTGAGTTTTAGGCTAGGCCATGAGTTGGAGGACACCATAAGGGTCCTTAATGGCCCTCTACTTTTATGGAGATATGCCAAAACATTCTTCTATATCTCTTCCCAGACCCGCAAAATTATTACTGTGTCTGTTAACTTTTCCTCTATTGAGTGGACAGGGGAGATTGAAAATATAGGTATGGTTTTATTAGGACCAAAGGAACGTTTTTCTTCTGAAGAAGGATGTACCCAAAAGTCTTCAAAATCAGATTATGCAATTCAGAATACCAAATTTTGTGTATACTCCCTTGAAAGTGAAGAAGTAATAAGTGATAAATACATTATCCCTCTTGCTTATAGCAGCATGGTAACGTGTGTGCATATCTGTGATGCTGAGATTGTCAACAACCAGTTAAAAATGTCTCTGATTGCCCTAACTCGAAAGAATCAGCTGATTTCATTCCAAAATGGGATGCCTAACCGTGTCTGCCAGCTTCCATTTGGAGATCCTTGTGCAGTTCAACTTAGGGAATCAGGTGGAGGAGACCTTTTCATTGTATCCTTTAGATCCAATGATGTTTGTGCTGTTTGGGAAAAGAACTTTCAG GTTGCTGCCAAGTGGGAAAAAGCTAGCTCAATACTGATAGATGACTTTATTGGAACTGGAACTGAACAAGTACTGCTTCTTTTTAAGGATCCCTTGAATTCAGATTGCCTGAGTTCATTTAAAATAACAGATCTTGGCAATATAGACTATTCA agTGAAACATTGGATTGCAGTGATGAAGACTTATTTGAAGGCAAAGAGAAttgttatttgatggttccaCCTCTGGAAAGAAGATTGAAA attgGTTTGGTTTCTAGTCAGGAATTACAGCAGCATCTCTTGCTTAAGGAAAAAATTATTGCAAAATATTGCAAAACTTTAATAAACATGGTTCAAGGGAAGGATGATAGTACATCAAGTACAGAGGAG GGATGTCTTGTTACTCTTTGTggtaaagaagaaaatcctgtctATACCTTTGATGGAAAGTCATCAGACAAttttcagaattcagaaaagcTAGTAGAGAAGCTGTGGTATCGTGTAATAGAAGATAGCTTGGTTGTTGGAGTGAAAAGCACATCTTCTTTGAAGCT GTCCCTGAATCATGTGACTTTATTGCTGTTAATGGATCGGCCTCATAACTCCAGCATTCCGCTTATTAAATGTCAAAATAGGGTGATTAAGTTGAGTAGGGATTCTTTTCCAGTACCACGCTCAGTGCCATACAAAATAAGATCAGAGGCGAAAAGAATCAAGTTGACCGTTGATAGTAAGAAAGAAGAGGATGAAGAAGAGGAAAGCACTGTTTGTGAACAACCACCTGAGAAAGAGTGTATACAGATAATTACTGCTGTAACATCTCTTTCACCACTTTTAGCATTCAATAAGTTCTGCTGTGTTGTGCTGCTACAAATtagggagagaaaaaatgatAACTCTTCTGAAGATCATTATATTCAGTGTGGCAGGATCTTTTTAAATCTAGAAGATCTTTCAAGTGGGAAATACCTGCTGACATTTCCAAAGAACAGACCTATAG AACACATGGAAGATCTCTTTGCACTTCTCGCAGCATTGCACAAAACTTGTTTTCAAATCACATCACCCAGCTGTTCTCTGACTCCAGTGAAGACATGGCTCTTAGAATGCATGAAATGTGAAGTAGTCAAAGATTTTCCAGAAATTTGCTTTTGCAAAAGGCCAGGAAGTTTCTATGGGACACTCTTCAACTGGAAACAAAAAACACCATTTGAAGGGATTTTAATAGTCTATTCCAG GAATCAAACAGTTTTGTTCCAGTGCCTTCATAACCTCATCAAAGCTCTCCCTACAAAGTGTTTCTTCAAAAATCTGAAATTAGGAAATAAGGATTGCCTGATTGATCATTTGGCATTAAGTTTGGAGAAGGAATTGGTTACCCTTGGTTCTCTTTCTTCTGCCTCAGTTAAGGTTGAAAACAACCCAGTGCAGAGCTGTGAAGCAAGCAAAGAAAAAGGTAGTGGAGCTGTGGCAGCTTTATCAGACACAAAGGAAAGCACCCATCCATACAGAGAAGAACTTcagagagaaaagcaaatgttGGGGATGAACCTAACA
- the FANCB gene encoding Fanconi anemia group B protein isoform X3: protein MSSYEEEKLLCYNGEVLVFQLSEENFAHERLAKIPILRVRRMVFDKGTRAFVQKSTGFFIIKEENSNLKIMCCECVSDFRTDICLPCILIQCNKKNNIFKYILLFLHNTNEFEKRLSFRLGHELEDTIRVLNGPLLLWRYAKTFFYISSQTRKIITVSVNFSSIEWTGEIENIGMVLLGPKERFSSEEGCTQKSSKSDYAIQNTKFCVYSLESEEVISDKYIIPLAYSSMVTCVHICDAEIVNNQLKMSLIALTRKNQLISFQNGMPNRVCQLPFGDPCAVQLRESGGGDLFIVSFRSNDVCAVWEKNFQVAAKWEKASSILIDDFIGTGTEQVLLLFKDPLNSDCLSSFKITDLGNIDYSSETLDCSDEDLFEGKENCYLMVPPLERRLKIGLVSSQELQQHLLLKEKIIAKYCKTLINMVQGKDDSTSSTEEGCLVTLCGKEENPVYTFDGKSSDNFQNSEKLVEKLWYRVIEDSLVVGVKSTSSLKLSLNHVTLLLLMDRPHNSSIPLIKCQNRVIKLSRDSFPVPRSVPYKIRSEAKRIKLTVDSKKEEDEEEESTVCEQPPEKECIQIITAVTSLSPLLAFNKFCCVVLLQIRERKNDNSSEDHYIQCGRIFLNLEDLSSGKYLLTFPKNRPIEHMEDLFALLAALHKTCFQITSPSCSLTPVKTWLLECMKCEVVKDFPEICFCKRPGSFYGTLFNWKQKTPFEGILIVYSRNQTVLFQCLHNLIKALPTKCFFKNLKLGNKDCLIDHLALSLEKELVTLGSLSSASVKVENNPVQSCEASKEKGSGAVAALSDTKESTHPYREELQREKQMLGMNLTSR from the exons ATGTCATCTTATGAAGAAGAAAAGCTCTTGTGTTATAATGGAGAAGTCCTTGTTTTTCAATTGTCTGAAGAAAATTTTGCACATGAAAGGCTTGCAAAAATACCCATATTACGTGTCAGAAGAATGGTATTTGACAAAGGAACAAGAGCATTTGTTCAGAAGTCCACTGGATTCTTCatcataaaggaagaaaactctaatttaaaaattatgtgttgCGAATGTGTGTCAGATTTCAGAACTGACATTTGCCTCCCTTGTATTTTGATACAGTGCAATAAAAAGaataacattttcaaatatattctactATTTCTGCACAATACCAATGAATTTGAAAAACGTTTGAGTTTTAGGCTAGGCCATGAGTTGGAGGACACCATAAGGGTCCTTAATGGCCCTCTACTTTTATGGAGATATGCCAAAACATTCTTCTATATCTCTTCCCAGACCCGCAAAATTATTACTGTGTCTGTTAACTTTTCCTCTATTGAGTGGACAGGGGAGATTGAAAATATAGGTATGGTTTTATTAGGACCAAAGGAACGTTTTTCTTCTGAAGAAGGATGTACCCAAAAGTCTTCAAAATCAGATTATGCAATTCAGAATACCAAATTTTGTGTATACTCCCTTGAAAGTGAAGAAGTAATAAGTGATAAATACATTATCCCTCTTGCTTATAGCAGCATGGTAACGTGTGTGCATATCTGTGATGCTGAGATTGTCAACAACCAGTTAAAAATGTCTCTGATTGCCCTAACTCGAAAGAATCAGCTGATTTCATTCCAAAATGGGATGCCTAACCGTGTCTGCCAGCTTCCATTTGGAGATCCTTGTGCAGTTCAACTTAGGGAATCAGGTGGAGGAGACCTTTTCATTGTATCCTTTAGATCCAATGATGTTTGTGCTGTTTGGGAAAAGAACTTTCAG GTTGCTGCCAAGTGGGAAAAAGCTAGCTCAATACTGATAGATGACTTTATTGGAACTGGAACTGAACAAGTACTGCTTCTTTTTAAGGATCCCTTGAATTCAGATTGCCTGAGTTCATTTAAAATAACAGATCTTGGCAATATAGACTATTCA agTGAAACATTGGATTGCAGTGATGAAGACTTATTTGAAGGCAAAGAGAAttgttatttgatggttccaCCTCTGGAAAGAAGATTGAAA attgGTTTGGTTTCTAGTCAGGAATTACAGCAGCATCTCTTGCTTAAGGAAAAAATTATTGCAAAATATTGCAAAACTTTAATAAACATGGTTCAAGGGAAGGATGATAGTACATCAAGTACAGAGGAG GGATGTCTTGTTACTCTTTGTggtaaagaagaaaatcctgtctATACCTTTGATGGAAAGTCATCAGACAAttttcagaattcagaaaagcTAGTAGAGAAGCTGTGGTATCGTGTAATAGAAGATAGCTTGGTTGTTGGAGTGAAAAGCACATCTTCTTTGAAGCT GTCCCTGAATCATGTGACTTTATTGCTGTTAATGGATCGGCCTCATAACTCCAGCATTCCGCTTATTAAATGTCAAAATAGGGTGATTAAGTTGAGTAGGGATTCTTTTCCAGTACCACGCTCAGTGCCATACAAAATAAGATCAGAGGCGAAAAGAATCAAGTTGACCGTTGATAGTAAGAAAGAAGAGGATGAAGAAGAGGAAAGCACTGTTTGTGAACAACCACCTGAGAAAGAGTGTATACAGATAATTACTGCTGTAACATCTCTTTCACCACTTTTAGCATTCAATAAGTTCTGCTGTGTTGTGCTGCTACAAATtagggagagaaaaaatgatAACTCTTCTGAAGATCATTATATTCAGTGTGGCAGGATCTTTTTAAATCTAGAAGATCTTTCAAGTGGGAAATACCTGCTGACATTTCCAAAGAACAGACCTATAG AACACATGGAAGATCTCTTTGCACTTCTCGCAGCATTGCACAAAACTTGTTTTCAAATCACATCACCCAGCTGTTCTCTGACTCCAGTGAAGACATGGCTCTTAGAATGCATGAAATGTGAAGTAGTCAAAGATTTTCCAGAAATTTGCTTTTGCAAAAGGCCAGGAAGTTTCTATGGGACACTCTTCAACTGGAAACAAAAAACACCATTTGAAGGGATTTTAATAGTCTATTCCAG GAATCAAACAGTTTTGTTCCAGTGCCTTCATAACCTCATCAAAGCTCTCCCTACAAAGTGTTTCTTCAAAAATCTGAAATTAGGAAATAAGGATTGCCTGATTGATCATTTGGCATTAAGTTTGGAGAAGGAATTGGTTACCCTTGGTTCTCTTTCTTCTGCCTCAGTTAAGGTTGAAAACAACCCAGTGCAGAGCTGTGAAGCAAGCAAAGAAAAAGGTAGTGGAGCTGTGGCAGCTTTATCAGACACAAAGGAAAGCACCCATCCATACAGAGAAGAACTTcagagagaaaagcaaatgttGGGGATGAACCTAACA
- the FANCB gene encoding Fanconi anemia group B protein isoform X5 translates to MSSYEEEKLLCYNGEVLVFQLSEENFAHERLAKIPILRVRRMVFDKGTRAFVQKSTGFFIIKEENSNLKIMCCECVSDFRTDICLPCILIQCNKKNNIFKYILLFLHNTNEFEKRLSFRLGHELEDTIRVLNGPLLLWRYAKTFFYISSQTRKIITVSVNFSSIEWTGEIENIGMVLLGPKERFSSEEGCTQKSSKSDYAIQNTKFCVYSLESEEVISDKYIIPLAYSSMVTCVHICDAEIVNNQLKMSLIALTRKNQLISFQNGMPNRVCQLPFGDPCAVQLRESGGGDLFIVSFRSNDVCAVWEKNFQVAAKWEKASSILIDDFIGTGTEQVLLLFKDPLNSDCLSSFKITDLGNIDYSSETLDCSDEDLFEGKENCYLMVPPLERRLKIGLVSSQELQQHLLLKEKIIAKYCKTLINMVQGKDDSTSSTEEGCLVTLCGKEENPVYTFDGKSSDNFQNSEKLVEKLWYRVIEDSLVVGVKSTSSLKLSLNHVTLLLLMDRPHNSSIPLIKCQNRVIKLSRDSFPVPRSVPYKIRSEAKRIKLTVDSKKEEDEEEESTVCEQPPEKECIQIITAVTSLSPLLAFNKFCCVVLLQIRERKNDNSSEDHYIQCGRIFLNLEDLSSGKYLLTFPKNRPIEHMEDLFALLAALHKTCFQITSPSCSLTPVKTWLLECMKCEVVKDFPEICFCKRPGSFYGTLFNWKQKTPFEGILIVYSS, encoded by the exons ATGTCATCTTATGAAGAAGAAAAGCTCTTGTGTTATAATGGAGAAGTCCTTGTTTTTCAATTGTCTGAAGAAAATTTTGCACATGAAAGGCTTGCAAAAATACCCATATTACGTGTCAGAAGAATGGTATTTGACAAAGGAACAAGAGCATTTGTTCAGAAGTCCACTGGATTCTTCatcataaaggaagaaaactctaatttaaaaattatgtgttgCGAATGTGTGTCAGATTTCAGAACTGACATTTGCCTCCCTTGTATTTTGATACAGTGCAATAAAAAGaataacattttcaaatatattctactATTTCTGCACAATACCAATGAATTTGAAAAACGTTTGAGTTTTAGGCTAGGCCATGAGTTGGAGGACACCATAAGGGTCCTTAATGGCCCTCTACTTTTATGGAGATATGCCAAAACATTCTTCTATATCTCTTCCCAGACCCGCAAAATTATTACTGTGTCTGTTAACTTTTCCTCTATTGAGTGGACAGGGGAGATTGAAAATATAGGTATGGTTTTATTAGGACCAAAGGAACGTTTTTCTTCTGAAGAAGGATGTACCCAAAAGTCTTCAAAATCAGATTATGCAATTCAGAATACCAAATTTTGTGTATACTCCCTTGAAAGTGAAGAAGTAATAAGTGATAAATACATTATCCCTCTTGCTTATAGCAGCATGGTAACGTGTGTGCATATCTGTGATGCTGAGATTGTCAACAACCAGTTAAAAATGTCTCTGATTGCCCTAACTCGAAAGAATCAGCTGATTTCATTCCAAAATGGGATGCCTAACCGTGTCTGCCAGCTTCCATTTGGAGATCCTTGTGCAGTTCAACTTAGGGAATCAGGTGGAGGAGACCTTTTCATTGTATCCTTTAGATCCAATGATGTTTGTGCTGTTTGGGAAAAGAACTTTCAG GTTGCTGCCAAGTGGGAAAAAGCTAGCTCAATACTGATAGATGACTTTATTGGAACTGGAACTGAACAAGTACTGCTTCTTTTTAAGGATCCCTTGAATTCAGATTGCCTGAGTTCATTTAAAATAACAGATCTTGGCAATATAGACTATTCA agTGAAACATTGGATTGCAGTGATGAAGACTTATTTGAAGGCAAAGAGAAttgttatttgatggttccaCCTCTGGAAAGAAGATTGAAA attgGTTTGGTTTCTAGTCAGGAATTACAGCAGCATCTCTTGCTTAAGGAAAAAATTATTGCAAAATATTGCAAAACTTTAATAAACATGGTTCAAGGGAAGGATGATAGTACATCAAGTACAGAGGAG GGATGTCTTGTTACTCTTTGTggtaaagaagaaaatcctgtctATACCTTTGATGGAAAGTCATCAGACAAttttcagaattcagaaaagcTAGTAGAGAAGCTGTGGTATCGTGTAATAGAAGATAGCTTGGTTGTTGGAGTGAAAAGCACATCTTCTTTGAAGCT GTCCCTGAATCATGTGACTTTATTGCTGTTAATGGATCGGCCTCATAACTCCAGCATTCCGCTTATTAAATGTCAAAATAGGGTGATTAAGTTGAGTAGGGATTCTTTTCCAGTACCACGCTCAGTGCCATACAAAATAAGATCAGAGGCGAAAAGAATCAAGTTGACCGTTGATAGTAAGAAAGAAGAGGATGAAGAAGAGGAAAGCACTGTTTGTGAACAACCACCTGAGAAAGAGTGTATACAGATAATTACTGCTGTAACATCTCTTTCACCACTTTTAGCATTCAATAAGTTCTGCTGTGTTGTGCTGCTACAAATtagggagagaaaaaatgatAACTCTTCTGAAGATCATTATATTCAGTGTGGCAGGATCTTTTTAAATCTAGAAGATCTTTCAAGTGGGAAATACCTGCTGACATTTCCAAAGAACAGACCTATAG AACACATGGAAGATCTCTTTGCACTTCTCGCAGCATTGCACAAAACTTGTTTTCAAATCACATCACCCAGCTGTTCTCTGACTCCAGTGAAGACATGGCTCTTAGAATGCATGAAATGTGAAGTAGTCAAAGATTTTCCAGAAATTTGCTTTTGCAAAAGGCCAGGAAGTTTCTATGGGACACTCTTCAACTGGAAACAAAAAACACCATTTGAAGGGATTTTAATAGTCTATTCCAG TTAA